The following are encoded together in the Actinoplanes sp. N902-109 genome:
- a CDS encoding alpha/beta hydrolase, with translation MRRRTLLLALAGTASLSACTAETDIGMAGASTASAAAAPILASTTASSLAPQTITAEYRPAPGSAPAATFEVDRTVFSFSRGDRALPTTVWYPKGERGPFPLVLFSHGLTSQPTDYEAMLTRWAQAGFVVAGPTYPKTWYGAPDLDANDIVNQPADASHVIDLMLSSAGAVTAIIDADRIAAAGHSAGGITTTGLFSAHRDERLKAGIVQAGTDFQGTPFTGPAAAMLFVHGRKDTTVTYRAGHAVYAAVPWSRAMLSITDGGHVTESDDFEATTRTTTQFLRYALYGDPVAKAQLPTAAAVGGVATLESQL, from the coding sequence ATGCGTAGACGGACTCTGCTGCTCGCACTCGCGGGCACGGCAAGCCTCTCGGCGTGCACGGCGGAGACCGACATCGGTATGGCGGGGGCCAGCACGGCCTCCGCCGCCGCCGCCCCGATCCTCGCCTCGACCACCGCGTCGTCGCTCGCGCCGCAGACCATCACCGCGGAATACCGGCCGGCACCCGGCAGTGCCCCCGCCGCCACCTTCGAGGTCGACCGCACGGTGTTCTCGTTCAGCCGCGGCGACCGGGCACTGCCCACCACGGTCTGGTATCCGAAGGGGGAGCGCGGTCCCTTCCCGCTCGTGCTCTTCAGTCACGGGCTCACCTCGCAGCCCACCGACTACGAGGCGATGCTCACCCGGTGGGCCCAGGCCGGGTTCGTGGTCGCCGGGCCCACCTATCCGAAAACCTGGTACGGCGCACCCGACCTGGACGCCAACGACATCGTCAACCAGCCCGCCGACGCCTCGCACGTGATCGACCTGATGCTGTCGTCGGCCGGCGCGGTCACCGCGATCATCGATGCGGACCGGATCGCCGCCGCCGGGCACTCGGCCGGTGGCATCACCACGACCGGGCTGTTCAGCGCGCACCGCGACGAGCGGCTCAAGGCCGGCATCGTCCAGGCCGGCACCGACTTCCAGGGCACCCCGTTCACCGGTCCGGCCGCGGCCATGCTGTTCGTGCACGGGCGCAAGGACACCACCGTCACCTATCGCGCGGGGCACGCCGTCTATGCTGCCGTGCCGTGGTCGCGGGCGATGCTGTCGATCACCGACGGCGGGCACGTCACCGAGAGCGACGACTTCGAGGCAACAACGCGGACCACGACCCAGTTCCTCCGGTACGCCCTGTACGGCGATCCCGTCGCCAAGGCGCAGTTGCCCACGGCCGCCGCGGTGGGTGGGGTGGCGACTCTGGAGAGCCAGCTGTGA
- a CDS encoding SDR family oxidoreductase, which yields MDITHAVAVVTGANRGLGRKFAEQLVARGAKVYAAARRPESIDLPGVIPLQLDITDPQSVARAAQVAADATLVINNAGSGTGSDLLEADLDPIRLEMETHYFGTLAVTRAFTPVIEGNGGGAFLNVLSVLSWYHPAGLGAYNAAKAAEWALTDAFREQLAPRGITVSALHVGYMDTDMAARIPAGQKIDPAQVAAQALDGVAAGAPEILADEVSRQVKRNLSTVLS from the coding sequence GGGCCGCAAGTTCGCCGAGCAGCTGGTGGCGCGGGGCGCCAAGGTCTACGCCGCCGCCCGCCGGCCGGAGAGCATCGACCTGCCCGGCGTCATCCCGCTGCAGCTCGACATCACCGACCCGCAGTCGGTCGCCCGTGCCGCCCAGGTGGCCGCGGACGCCACCCTGGTGATCAACAACGCCGGCTCCGGCACCGGCTCCGACCTGCTGGAAGCCGATCTCGACCCGATCCGGCTGGAGATGGAGACGCACTACTTCGGCACGCTCGCCGTGACCCGCGCGTTCACCCCGGTCATCGAGGGCAACGGCGGTGGCGCGTTCCTCAACGTGCTGTCGGTGCTGTCGTGGTACCACCCGGCGGGGCTCGGGGCGTACAACGCGGCCAAGGCGGCCGAGTGGGCGCTGACCGATGCGTTCCGCGAGCAGCTCGCCCCCCGGGGGATCACGGTGTCGGCGCTGCACGTGGGCTACATGGACACCGACATGGCCGCCCGCATCCCGGCCGGGCAGAAGATCGACCCGGCGCAGGTGGCGGCGCAGGCGCTCGACGGCGTGGCCGCGGGCGCCCCGGAGATCCTCGCCGACGAGGTCAGCCGGCAGGTCAAGCGCAACCTCTCGACGGTGCTGTCCTGA
- a CDS encoding GntP family permease, with translation MTAHEAPVLAADAITDAGSGHLILAAILGIAAVILLIAWAKWHPFLALIVGAAVLGLTAGAGPGDTVTSFTTGVGSTVGSVGLLIALGSMIGALLAESGGADGIVGTIVRKFTGNALPWALAGVAALIGLPLFFEVGVVLLVPIVLLVAQRTGASLLKIGIPALAGLSVLHGLVPPHPGPLVAVSSLNADLGLTLAFGLICAIPTVILAGPVFGTFIANRVHVPIPARAVAVREPAGSADLVDRDDAGRQAAGAELPEGRRNPGFWPAVLTVLLPIVLMLLRAIAELTMDEGTRLRSVFEVLGTPVVALLLGLLVAMWTLGKRAGFDRAGTSAVIGGSLPPIAGILLIVAAGGGFKQVLVDAGVGNVVADAAKDANISALVLGFLVAVGIRVATGSATVATITAAGIVAPLAATLDKPEVSLLALAIGCGSLFFSHVNDAGFWLVKEYFGMTVGQTIKTWSVMETIISVVGFACVMLLDVFV, from the coding sequence ATGACAGCGCACGAGGCTCCCGTGCTTGCCGCCGACGCCATCACCGACGCCGGATCCGGCCACCTCATTCTCGCGGCGATACTCGGTATCGCCGCCGTCATCCTGCTCATCGCCTGGGCGAAATGGCATCCATTCCTGGCGCTCATCGTCGGCGCCGCCGTGCTCGGCCTGACCGCCGGGGCCGGCCCCGGGGACACCGTCACCTCGTTCACCACCGGCGTCGGCAGCACGGTCGGCAGCGTGGGCCTGCTGATCGCGCTCGGCTCGATGATCGGCGCGCTGCTGGCCGAGTCGGGCGGGGCCGACGGCATCGTCGGCACCATCGTGCGCAAGTTCACCGGCAACGCCCTGCCGTGGGCGCTGGCCGGGGTGGCCGCGCTGATCGGCCTGCCGCTGTTCTTCGAGGTCGGCGTCGTGCTGCTGGTGCCGATCGTGCTGCTGGTGGCCCAGCGCACCGGCGCCTCGCTGCTCAAGATCGGCATCCCGGCGCTGGCCGGTCTGTCGGTGCTGCACGGGCTGGTCCCGCCGCACCCGGGCCCGCTGGTAGCGGTGTCCAGCCTCAACGCGGACCTCGGCCTGACCCTCGCCTTCGGGCTGATCTGCGCGATCCCGACGGTCATCCTGGCCGGTCCGGTGTTCGGTACGTTCATCGCCAACCGGGTGCACGTGCCGATCCCCGCCCGGGCGGTCGCGGTGCGGGAACCGGCCGGCAGCGCCGACCTCGTCGACCGGGACGATGCAGGCCGCCAGGCCGCCGGTGCCGAACTGCCCGAGGGGCGGCGCAATCCGGGGTTCTGGCCGGCTGTGCTGACCGTACTGCTGCCGATCGTCCTGATGCTGCTGCGCGCCATCGCCGAGCTGACGATGGATGAGGGCACCCGGCTGCGTTCGGTGTTCGAGGTGCTCGGCACGCCGGTGGTGGCTCTGCTGCTCGGCCTGCTGGTCGCCATGTGGACGCTGGGCAAGCGGGCCGGTTTCGACCGGGCCGGGACCTCCGCGGTGATCGGTGGTTCGCTGCCGCCCATCGCCGGCATCCTGCTGATCGTCGCCGCGGGTGGCGGCTTCAAGCAGGTGCTGGTGGACGCCGGGGTGGGCAACGTGGTCGCCGACGCGGCCAAGGACGCCAACATCTCGGCGCTGGTGCTGGGCTTCCTGGTCGCGGTCGGCATCCGGGTGGCGACCGGCTCGGCCACGGTGGCCACCATCACCGCCGCCGGCATCGTCGCGCCGCTGGCCGCCACCCTGGACAAGCCCGAGGTGTCGTTGCTGGCGCTGGCTATCGGCTGCGGCTCGCTGTTCTTCTCGCACGTCAACGACGCCGGTTTCTGGCTGGTGAAGGAATACTTCGGGATGACCGTGGGCCAGACCATCAAGACCTGGTCGGTCATGGAGACCATCATCTCGGTCGTCGGTTTCGCCTGCGTGATGCTGCTCGACGTCTTCGTGTGA